TCTGGGTTCAGGCTTGACTATGCTTAATTATACGCAGTTAGGCTTACGAGCTACCTGAATTATGTAGCTGTTATCAAGTTCAAACTTGATTCAAGTAAATGCATCAACCGGGAAAACTCGACTGAAAATCAGAAAAGATTTGAGCCAAAGCTTGTCTAGCCTGAGAGCGAAGAAAGAATCGCCCATATATAACTTTGAATCGTTTGCACACCTTACATGCAGGGTCGCATTTGGGAAGAAGTTTCCGTGGATGGAGCTCAACGATGGAAAGTTTATGGACGTGATTCACGAGGCAACAGCGATGTTGGGAAGCTTCTCGGCATCTGATTTTTTCCCTCGATCCGGCTGGATTGTGGACAGGTTCACAGGGCTCCATGCGAGGTTGGAGAAGAGCTTTCGCAAGCTGGACAATTTCTATCAGAAAGTGATCGAAGAGCATCGGAACGCATATAAGAGcaacgaggaggaggaggaggacattGTCGATTTGCTgctgaagatggagagagatcGGACTGAGCTCGCGGGAGTTCAACTCAAGGAAGATAACATCAAGGCCATCTTCATGGTACATTCCACAGTCGCTACATATTACCTATTGTAGATCATATACACAATCGAGAAGTAAACTCGAAGGTTCTTTATATTGCAGGATATAATTCAATTACTTCTTAAGTGAATACTCCTATCCTTCTCGGATATAAATGGTTTATACGGCAAAAATTAATATACGTGTCTTTTTTTGTGAATCACGTCTTCATGGTCACATCCAGAATATATTTCTAGCTGGAGTGGATACCAATGCAATTCTCATGGACTGGACAATGACCGAGCTAGCTAGGAACCCGAGGACGATGCAAAAAGTTCGAGAGGAGATCAGGAGTTGTGTTGGAAACAAGAAATTCGCCGTAGAAGATGACCTTCCCAGGCTCAAATATCTCAAGTTAGTACTCAAGGAGGTAATGAGGTTACATCCTCCAGCTGTACTACTACTCCCGAGGGAAACCGTGGGCCACTTCAACTTGTTTGGCTATGATGTCGACCCAAAGACCCGTGTCCACATCAACGTGTGGGCCATTGGGCGAGACCCGAGCATGTGGAAGGACCCTGAGGAGTTTGTGCCTGAGAGGTTCGAGAATAGTCCAATCGACTACAGTGGGAATCATTTCGAGCTGTTACCATTTGGGGCCGGGCGAAGAGGATGCCCCGGGATTTCAATGGGGATGGCAATGATCGAGCTAGCGCTCACCAATGTCTTGCACTCCTTCGACTGGGAATTGCCACAGGGAATGACGGAGGGAGATGTGAGCATGGAGGAAGGGGCTGGCCTGACCATACCCAAGAAAGTGCCACTTACTCTGCTGCCAGTTACACCATTTTATAAAACCGATGCATGACAAAATCGTATTAAGCGAAAAACATTATATTTCACAGTGTTTTGTACTTAATTATGATCAATTGCCTTAAGGGTGCATGGTACGATGTTATAGCGTACGACGTCTCCATACATATAGTATATTGCTTCTTAGGCAATTAATGGAAAGGCCCATTTGGGGAGTTTGTGCATTGGGACTATAGAGTGagaattctattttctttctatagCATAGCataatgaagttttttttttttttttttttttcggattaTTGGTCATGCGAATCACTTGTGGGCTAACAAATTGTACTTGTATCCCCTGTATGCAAATTACTTTGAGATTTAAAAGTCTTTTAGTTGGATGTGTTTGTTTAACATCAATTTTGTTTCTGATGAAGAGCTTTAATGTCCCTCAAATCTCTTACTAAGAAGAGCCATGGCATGTCATTAGAAAGTTCTGTAATCCTAACATAGAAGTCTAGCTTTTATTCATTTGAAGTGTACTCCcatttattgaaataatttttcaaaacatagGGACTTTCAAGTTAAATACGGATTTgttgacattgcatattagttttttttttttctcacaataTGTAAATATATTGAAAGAATATAAATCTCTCTAACTTTAAAGGAGACAAACTTCTGATCATTTTAGAGTAAAGGATGGTAAGGTAATTTAACCAAACTTTGTGCCTTTTAAGACCACAATccgggccttttttttttcttttctttttacaataAGGTAGGAAGGGATGACATGACAACTACTCCTCTAAATATTACTATAAGATTTGACACTTGTTACGAAATGtatagtttaagtcatacctTCTCAGTCCATATTTATAGTTAGAGCTCATTATCGCAGCTAAATAGACATGCCAAAAATCAGAGAGTCTCTCCCAATGAGGTACTAAATGTCTAGATCCTCGATTTCTTCAtagattttacttttctttctagCCAAACAAAACTAATAGGGAAATGATTAGCTAACCATACCGTTAGCTTAGGAAACAGATGGTGAACCCTCCAACACACATTTCCCCATGCTTGGGCTTCGCTTGGCAAGTTTTCACATGCTTGTGCTGGAGAAAGAAAACTTTTGTGGCTTTCCTTTGACCGTGAGACAGTCAGACCGTCACGCTAGAGAgacccttttcttttcgttgTCAAAGTCTAATTCCGATTTCGACTCCAACGTGAAAAATATCAAAGCGGCCTACAACGCCaaagccatttccaaaaacGAAGGATTCGGCTTTCAGCTTTCATGCTTATACACAATTCAATTGAGAAAGGGTTGGTTCAGTCAACTCAAACtcgaaaaaaatttaacaattatttttctcttgaaGGATAATCTGCCTCCGGTTTGCACAAATCAAGTAATATTAGTTTGGGTCCCTCTAGGGAAATGATTATCTAACTGTACCGTTAGCTTAGGAAACAGACGATGAACCCTGCATCACACATTTCCCCATGCTTGTCCTTCGCTTGGCAAGTTTCCACATGCTTGCgctggagaaagaaaaaggggtcCCTCTAGCATGTCGGTCTGACCGTCTCACGGTCAAGGGAAAGCCACAAAAGTTTTCTTTCTCCAGcacaagcaaagaaaaggaTAGTGTGGACTTATTGATTGTgtcagaggaagaaaagaaacaaataaggaaattaACCTCTCTGGGTCGGCAATGCTGCTCCATTGTTGATGAGTGAGCTTGTTCGTGAATTTGTTGGATAACACTTAAATTGGGTCTTCCTTCGTGACGAAGAATATGTGTGTCAATGTTGAAAAAATCTTGTGATaagatttattaatttcttttgagagTTTGAGAGATTATGTGGTAAGGAATTATGGAGTTAAACACTATACAagttattatatttaatttggGATTAAGAAACATTGAGAATAACTTATTGATTCGAGCATAAATGTCATCCCGTTGTATTGCTTTATTTATAGTGAAATCTTTTGCCACTCTTCCTATAGACATAGATCACACTGACCAAACTACGTATATATGATGTTCAATTTATCTTCTTGTATTTATTTTAATCTTGGATGCTTGTTTCTACAGTAGTAGTTTTGAATTCTCAAATAAGATCATACTTCGGTCTCTTGTgaaaaaaagtatcaaaaaagtcttaaactatcgtattagtaccaattcaattttttttaattgaaccaatttaattatgaatCTTTTGCATCTATGCAAATTGAGTCAATCCTatcaattttggtaaaaaaaactgttggataaatctttctggaatattttgaagctaacaaaacgtttctatcagtctagtctgaagttttgcagactcttttattaaagtctgaagacctccggaactaccagactcaagactcaaagtgtattctcattgacaatttctaatccgttgaagaaaggctatccagaactacttcattaaggatttagccttatcgactggagaagatctcttggctagatatgacataacggattcctttattcaaatcgagaatgattaaagatctgatgattggcgaagtattcttggaaggttctacttatggaaaccaagatcctgattgtatgggcgagtaggattgatgggctatcgacatgttcctttaatagctcgaataatcttcctaattgattctgtccaacgggaggatttgaagaattcatttggtaagtgccaacgggtatgaaggtataaaggagtataaaaggaagacgttccaagTGTTCGAGGAGtgtacgatagaagaattccaaagtctgaagctctttgattcttagtcaattcatttgctaagcgaaatcttgtacgcaaaagagagtctatactttgagataccttgaggaagtgtgatagaatatctacactgtggaatcaagagaAAGCAGTGTTGTAagatctcttttgttcatagtgaaatccagccagtgggctgtcaatacagaagagtggacgtaggcttgaaataagccaaaccactataaaccttgtgttcaattttctcttatctactctctgctttactttaatcatagttcgatttgttaactaaatgagagcttcctttctgatttgtctagtattgctttcatatcttgagaaattatttaaacacctattcactcccttctaggtgctattactagctatatcaattggtatcagagcttgtatactcactttgtttgaagtgttttacttcagagttaaagattcatggctagtatgctagctccagggctggtggaagggcagagcaataccagaccaccttactttgatggaaatgattacaacatctggaaaaacaagatgaaagcgtttctacgatcaaaggatcctctagaatgggacgttgtagaaaaatgaatcactcctaaagctgcatctgtcacagaaagaggaaaagaaattgttgagtcaagtgaaatgactcaggaagagataatcaagagacaagctcttgatgcaaaatcaatttattctttatattgtgctttatcacctactgaatataatagaatatcttcttgtgatacagcaaaagaagtctgggatatattatatatcacttatgaaggaactgatcgagtgaaagagaccagaatcaatattctcctcggtcaatatgaagccttcaaaatgaaatcaggagaatctataactgacatgtttagtcgttttacagaaatcgtgaatggtcttcaaaatcaaggtcaaccaatttctgatcccatgaaggtaaacaagttactgcgtggactctccaaggattggaatcacataaaaacctcaataagagagacacaatgaatcatgccactatctgtcgatgagttggttggaactcttcagtcttatgaagtggaacaaatcaatgaagacgaagatcctaaaggtaagaaatccattgcattaaaatccaatgatgattttgatgtcacagattctgaagacaatatggatgatgaggagcttgctctcatgataagaagattcagaaagatgaatagaaaatgaagaaaattcaatccaaagaaacagagttttcaaaagcaacagaccaagtctgttgatgatgatgaatcaaacaaagatgtaatctgctttgaatgtaagaaaaagggacacatcagacccaactgtcatcttctgaaaaggaaaaaaggaaaagcttaaaagtatcgaaaggctcttaaagcagaaacctggagtgatacaaagtgtgaagaaagtgatgatgattatgccaatatatgtctaatggcacaatcggatcccgaatcaaactccgagacagacttagattcggacggtgaatttgaggtaagtaactttaaaatccctgttaaagtttccaaatacattgatgagctttgttttagtcttaagacttctcttaaaaggatttccgaacttaaaaatgaaaactttgcactaaaacaacaggaaaatgttttgaaagaaaagttgaaacatcTAGACACGAATGTTCCTACTGTTAAAGAAAGCGAAGATAATCTactgaaagaaaatgcatttttaaaaaatgacttatcaaatatttcaaaaagattttcaataggatatgagaaacttgaaaaaattctttcagcacaaagacctcaTTTCAATAAATGGTTTAGGAATGACAacagaaaccattcctttaattgattttcctaaagtgaaggaaagaattcaGCAGAGACcttcaaagacattttacaaaaatcattttcaaaaagtatttgtaAAACTAGTGGatcgaaatgctctcagatgttcaaagtgcaatagtgcagattattatgaaaaagagtgtcctatggtttggaaacctgttaagaaagtatgggcaaaaactgcatatcatactaacaccaatggacccaagaaaatatgggtaccaaagaaagcttgagtttctcttttaaatacacgttactatcaagaaaaaaaggtaaaatggtatatggatagtggatgctcaagacatatgacaggagactcaaattgcttcataaagctcgttcaagtaaatggtggaaaagtctcatttggaggaaacaacaaaggaagaattgtgggatttggaactgtaaagattggaaacctcacaataagcaatgtttccctagtggaaggactcaactacaatttgctcagtatcagtcagctgtgtaacactggtttcaaaatcaattttcaagagggaatatgttcaggaactagtaaagactctactcagtcattcatgggctgaagacatggaaatatctacctcttggatgtgaaaccagatgaatcgtaatgtctaatctcaattcaagatgaagcgagcttatggcacagaaagcttaggcacatcaatatgaagcagatagccaaaatttcagcaaagaagcttgttcgtggtctacccaaattatcataccaaaagtctgatctatgtacaccatgtgtattgggaaagcaggtaagaaattcctttaaactaATAAaccaagtttccactaatcgtgtactgcagcttctgcatatggaccttttcggaccaaccagaactcagagtatcGGAAGATTCTATGCAGAATGAATCTactcagactcatcttgaataatctgaacctgctccagactctgaaagaccagcaacaaatggttattgaagattcaaatgaaggaagtgatcatcaacctgacaaatcaaccagtaactggaagcataagtccagtcatcccaaagacctcattattggcgacattaatgaaagaattcacacaagatccaaaaggcgcgaagagtctagtgctgtggctcttatttctaaaattgaaccaaaaagcatagaagaagctttatctgatgaaagctggattgaagctatgtaagaagaactcagacaattcagtattaataatgtctgggagttgactcctaaaccaaaaggtaaatctattattggagctaaatggtttttcaggaacaagatgaacgaaaaaggtaaagtcgtaagaaacaaagcaagactcatggccaagggatatacgcaagaagaagggatagactatgatgaaacttacgcaccggtagcaaggttagaagcaattcgattattacttgcttttgcttgttataagaatttcaggttattccaaatgaacgtcaaaagtgctttcctgaatggatttatccatgaggaagtctatgtggaacaaccacctgggtttgaagacccaaggaagccagactcaatattcagactgaaaaaaaaccttgtatggattaaagcaagcaccccGAGCTTTgtacgacaggctgagtaagtttttaattcaaaatggctttgaaaaaggtaaagtagacactactctgtttatcaaaagagaaagcaaaagttttatgcttgttcaaatatatgttgatgatatcatttttggatcatctaatgaaagtttgtgcaagaaattctctaagtctatgcaggatgaatttgaaatgagcatgatggatgAACTAAACtactttcttggacttcaagtgaaacaattgaaggaagggacttttattcatcaagaaaaatatgctaatgatcttgtcaaaaagtttggtctggaaaattgcaaaaagactgatataccaatgtcaagttccttgaagatagacaaagatgaaggaggaaagaaagttgtcCAGAAGCTAtataggagtatcatcggttcaatTCTTTATCTTACAGCCTCTAGaactgacattttgtttagtgtttgcatttgtacaagatttcaagcagaccctaaagaatctcatctaagtgttgcaaagcgtattatcaaatacattgtttcaacttcaagcatcggcctttggtatcctaaaaatggagactttactcttcttggatattcagacgcagatctagccggttgcagagttgatagaaagagcacctcggatACTCGTCAGTTACTTGGAAGCATGACAgcgtcttggttttcaaggaagcaaaatatagtagctctttctacagcagaagcaaagtatgtagctcttggaagttgttgttcacaaattctgtggataaaacaacagctaagagactttggaattgaagattcatgcatggagattaactgtgacaacaccagtgcaatcaatcttaccaaaaatccaattcttcactcaagagcaaagcgtATAGAGATTCggcatcacttcattagagatcatgttcaaaatggagaagtttcgatttaatttgttgactcaaagaaccaactagcggatatatttacgaagcctttggagaaaaatcaatttgaaatcatccgttccagactcaacatcttgaagcttgaagaagttaaagtctagagactctcaatCTTAGACAATCATGGttcttgactgtaagttattttattttctcttatattaaatcTCGTAGAGGTACGATCATTTATCCATTcataattgatttatgctatcttcaatttccgtgaaaagtgcaatttttcctttttaaaaagagttaatggcagttatctatttttgaaaaaggcagttattttttaaaaggcatcttttaaCCTTCCTTTACGACGTTTAGCATTTCCATGTTTCGACTGAGCTATATACAGTCAGTTCctcttcacttaactccaaaaccctaaaaaacatcgatcttccattcctgtctttttcccttgtttaatcttcaacaaagttgtcatctttcttggaaaaGTCAAACAAGGAATCTCTCAAAAACTGAAAAAGATattgtcttcaagaaagttttcaaggatcgcaagcaggggaccacggcgaatgagtgagaggcctactcactttgatctcaccgaggaagaggagtcaccaAGTCAGCAACAGAGctcacaacattctcagcagcgtcattctccaccatctagtccacaAGATGCtggtcatc
The nucleotide sequence above comes from Eucalyptus grandis isolate ANBG69807.140 chromosome 2, ASM1654582v1, whole genome shotgun sequence. Encoded proteins:
- the LOC104433479 gene encoding cytochrome P450 71B36, encoding MALLILLTWFSLFLPLLILFAKSFNNRNKTATKTMTTTTKKQKKLPPGPPPLPIIGNLHQLGHLPHQSLWKLSRQYGPVMLIHLGCVPTIIISSPSAAREVLKIHDLDCCSRPRLLGTGRLSYDHLDIAFIEYGDYWREVRKLCLLNLLSAKRVQSFRYIREEEVGSMIESIAKSARSGTPINMREKFMALTISITCRVAFGKKFPWMELNDGKFMDVIHEATAMLGSFSASDFFPRSGWIVDRFTGLHARLEKSFRKLDNFYQKVIEEHRNAYKSNEEEEEDIVDLLLKMERDRTELAGVQLKEDNIKAIFMNIFLAGVDTNAILMDWTMTELARNPRTMQKVREEIRSCVGNKKFAVEDDLPRLKYLKLVLKEVMRLHPPAVLLLPRETVGHFNLFGYDVDPKTRVHINVWAIGRDPSMWKDPEEFVPERFENSPIDYSGNHFELLPFGAGRRGCPGISMGMAMIELALTNVLHSFDWELPQGMTEGDVSMEEGAGLTIPKKVPLTLLPVTPFYKTDA